The following are encoded in a window of Maledivibacter sp. genomic DNA:
- a CDS encoding YaaL family protein has translation MPRQFRQDKKKNKEQSGFFNSLTNVYEKFMYGEVKSEDDQMLENIRMAHDDWKNAEKFFQNVTDPDLIDHAIFRIEAAKTRYTYLLKLAREMNIHGDMH, from the coding sequence ATGCCACGGCAATTTAGACAAGATAAGAAAAAAAATAAAGAACAAAGTGGGTTCTTTAATAGCTTAACCAACGTATATGAAAAGTTCATGTACGGAGAAGTAAAAAGTGAAGATGACCAAATGCTTGAAAATATTCGTATGGCACATGATGATTGGAAAAATGCTGAAAAGTTTTTTCAAAATGTAACGGACCCTGATCTGATCGATCATGCCATATTTAGGATAGAAGCTGCAAAAACAAGATATACATACCTATTAAAGCTTGCTAGAGAAATGAATATACATGGAGATATGCATTAG
- a CDS encoding diguanylate cyclase: MKFEEVVRGSRLSREVVLEMQLDGVIINSSSNCFTILGYKKEEMMGHKITEFMNEEIDLNLIVGGLNEESLEIVINNKSGNLMYMNVNVNAPLNQSKRISSLYLCMHDITKYKNIEQKTKRLIKIIEGSNYIICSLQILPHIKLNYISPAITKNLGYSVEEIEEDPMLLVKIAHPDEYEFHISKGKGNIDYYKDYEKRYKHKNGKYIWFEEYSIPIYDEEGKLIGLEGVIRNIQERKKLEKKLERFSYYDSLTGIYNKRYFHREIERLNNDIDVKLGIIICDLDNLKYVNDTFGHAEGDIVLKQTALLLSKAINENMLIARIGGDEFAILIKDLNEEEFKDIYNKTQESILDYNKDNSRIPIQISMGIAYNESSIGFTEELFRTADKNMYLNKRNKKKYRKLI; encoded by the coding sequence ATGAAATTTGAAGAAGTCGTTAGGGGGAGTAGACTCTCTAGAGAAGTTGTTTTAGAGATGCAATTAGATGGTGTTATCATAAATAGCAGTTCCAATTGTTTTACGATTCTAGGCTATAAGAAAGAAGAAATGATGGGTCATAAAATTACCGAATTTATGAATGAGGAAATAGATTTAAATTTAATTGTTGGAGGATTAAACGAAGAAAGTCTTGAGATAGTTATAAATAATAAAAGTGGTAATTTGATGTACATGAATGTAAATGTGAATGCTCCACTTAATCAAAGTAAGAGAATAAGCAGCTTGTATTTATGTATGCATGATATTACAAAATATAAAAATATAGAACAAAAAACTAAAAGGTTAATAAAAATAATTGAAGGGTCTAATTATATAATATGTTCATTACAAATATTACCCCATATAAAGCTTAATTATATAAGCCCTGCTATTACCAAAAACCTAGGTTATAGTGTAGAAGAGATTGAGGAGGATCCCATGTTACTTGTTAAAATTGCTCATCCCGATGAGTATGAATTCCATATAAGTAAGGGTAAAGGGAACATAGATTACTATAAAGATTATGAAAAAAGATATAAGCATAAAAATGGAAAATACATATGGTTTGAAGAATATTCAATACCAATATATGATGAAGAAGGGAAATTGATAGGTTTAGAAGGGGTTATAAGAAATATTCAAGAGAGAAAAAAATTAGAAAAGAAGCTAGAGAGATTCAGTTATTATGACTCACTAACTGGAATCTATAATAAAAGATATTTTCATAGAGAAATAGAAAGGCTAAATAATGACATAGATGTGAAATTGGGTATAATCATATGTGATTTAGATAATTTAAAATATGTTAATGATACCTTTGGGCATGCTGAAGGGGATATTGTATTAAAACAAACGGCGCTTTTATTAAGTAAAGCCATTAATGAAAATATGCTAATCGCTAGAATAGGTGGAGATGAATTTGCAATTCTTATAAAGGATTTAAATGAAGAGGAATTTAAAGATATCTATAACAAAACCCAAGAATCAATACTAGATTATAATAAAGACAACTCTAGAATTCCAATACAAATTTCCATGGGGATTGCCTACAATGAAAGCTCAATAGGGTTTACAGAAGAGTTGTTCAGAACTGCAGACAAGAATATGTATCTAAATAAAAGGAATAAGAAAAAGTATAGGAAATTAATATAG